The Anoplolepis gracilipes chromosome 7, ASM4749672v1, whole genome shotgun sequence genome segment TTGTAGTAACGCTCCCatgattataaaagtaaatctaATCATCTCTTCCATTTGATTTAATACATAGACGATCtataacattaatgttaaaaaatattattcatgaaatttataataacgaGTTATTCTAATGGATttcattattgtatattaagtTGTATATTGAATTagtcatttttaaaagaaaactttagttaattttgtacgtaatatatttcttacaaaatataagttaatatagataaataaatacgtatgtattttcgagaaaaatttttgttttgtctctaaaaaatttacttaaaaaagcACATAGGTATCTGCTatctttttttgctttttatgaTCAAACttattgagaaataaatactCTGTACTTACTCGAACTCCAATTAGACTTAAAGTTGcaccaattaataataaaaagaacacTGCAACTGTTTGATGCGTTGAATTTAATATGTCGACAAATCTAAGAATCACAATCATATATCAATAACAATAatcttgtattaatttaacgcatcatatatacagaaaaaatgaTTCAGAGTCAAAGTATCTTACTTTAACGcaacttgatatttttttaaacatgtaaTGTATTCCCGATAAGCTTGCTCGTCCGACGATTTAAGCTTCTTATTCATGCAACATTCGCATTGTTCCATATCTAATTTGAACGTAATGTTTTCAATTTGCtcactaaaattatatatatgatttttacaatacaCTCTTCGAAAAGCTTCAAGTACCATATACAACTTACCCGATAATTGCGAACAAACTGCACGCATGAGTAGTACATGTGAAATGCATTGTATCGACAGCCACCATAATGCTTATACCTACCACAATTATAGCAGTagtgtaacaaaaaataggcACGAAATATTCTTCTGTATCTACCCTAAAATCAACATCGATCGCCAAGATTCGTGGACGCGATTCATTAAGAGGCAACACGATATCTAAGAACGCCGGTGTCAACGGGATCACTATAAACATCGAACTCAGAAGGTACATCATAACtacaaaattttgtatgaaaataaatatgttttttgtatatgttaataatttaatcaaaattatagtttttaaaaaccATCATTAAGGCTACAGCCGGGATAAGCATACAAAAAGTGCCCCCgacgagttttcaaataatacttggCCTGTCATttctttattgtataaaaaattttcctcaaaatttcagccccttaactttattatttcctgagTTATCgcgaaaaatgtcattttcagtttttattttcttttgtgcaAATATCTGAGATGATcctatatcgattttttttctgaatacttGTCAACGAAAGAcacaaaaaagaatatttttttattaattacgaataaaaattcgatttaaaaaaaaagattaaaattaagaaatggccTTTTTAACATGTTCCTCTCGAAGTTCAATCATCAAACTTTtagagaatattctttttatatgtctcaatactctcaaattttttcaattttttcgagttggtgcaacatactaaaaaaaaaaaataaaaattcttttttttattatttgtttgataataagacggaaaattatttatttttcttgtaataattataacagtaATGAtactagtaataataataattgtaacagttataattacattacaaaatagaaatattttttatgcaaacacaattttcacaaatacaacttttaaattgtttttgcataaaaaatatttttatcctgcattataattataactattacaattattacaaaaaaataaataactttccgtcctattatcaaaaaataattttaaaaaagattttatatttttttcatcatgttaCACCGAaactcgaaaaaattgaaaaaatttgagagtattgagacatataaaaagagtattctataaaagtttgattGAACCTCGAAAGGAACATGTTAAGAAagccattttttaatttcaatcttcttttttaaaatcgagtttttattcgagattaataaaaaaatatttcttatgccttttgttgataaatgttcagaaaaaaatcgatatgggatcatctcttaaatatttacagaaaagaaaaataaaaactgaaaatgacgGTTTTCTCGACAACTCagaaaataatagagttagggagctgaaattttgaggaaatttttttttaaagtgagAACATAACAGGccaaatgttatttgaaaactcgtcGGGGACATTTTTAGTATGCTTATCCGGCTATAGCCTTTCatcgaaaaatttacataatataaaatgtactcacttgaataaaatatcgtaaacTTTCGTGATATGCTGGAATACTCTTTCAGAATTCGCACTTCCAAATCATTCGTGAATGTATTCCAATGATCGTTCATAGCCTCGTATAAACATCGAAACTGATCGTAAGAACAACATCTAtatcaaagagagagacaCTTTCCGAGGTAGTGATTGAGAAAATACAGGTGACGCGTTGCTTTGGAAAACTTACTTTGTCGCGATTCCAAATCTCATTCCATAGTCGTACTAGAAAAGCACTCGTTATGACAAATTGATAGCAACTTTCAAAAACCATTTTCGCGTCGTCCCGATGATCATGTAACATTAATATCTACATGCAACATTAATCGTGaatcgcaatatatatataataaaacaattatatcggTATGTTAAAACCATTTAATTAATCGCGATTGATTGATTACCTCGAACGGGTAGTAACTAATTTCAAGCACAAGACAAACGATCGGCAACAAGTTTCTCACGAGCACACTTTGAAATGGCCAGAGGCCCAAGcgcgacaaaaatattttattgacattATATTCTCGCAGAACATGTGTTAGCATGATATCCTAACTTTTTGCTCAAAGGTTGTAATACAAATGACACGTACCGCATGTCGGACCATCCGTCCTTTTTCTTgctaaattcttaaaaattattaagtctTACAGGATCCATCAAATATGAAATACGAAATAGTCATCCTCCGCCGTAACAATATATCtgtcttaaaattaaactgaCATTTTCCCCCATTCTTATATCTCAAATAGTATTGttcgcatatttttttcaacataataCTTACGTATGCAAAGTGGTATTGCGTGACGCAGTAAAAATGCTATGCGAGTAATAATAGTACGAGTGAAAGCGAAACATCATGCACTgttttatcgttttattactcgcttacaattttatatttttgtgtgcgTTACTTTTAACAAACATAAGTGCAGTTAGTCTTAAATTGCTTCTTGTATCAACAAGCGAAACCTAAATGGCCTAAGCGGTTACGTTTGATTAACTCGATACGACGTGGTTAACTTTGATTAGCTCGGTAATTTTATAGCACGATTTACAAAGATCTAATACATAGAATAACagcaatcaaaataatatgcgTATCATCTTATATAACATCACTATTtaagtacaatattataattgcgaTTGaaagtgtgtgtatatataatgcgataaaaaaattgtatttaaaaaataactttttaaatactaatCGTGCAAATTAAAACATGTTGACCAGTGCTTATTAatggataataatttattttaatcgttatcaaacttttattttgttaataattaaattttatgcgtTTACTTTGAAGCGACTGTAACTGTGATAAATTTCTCTCAtttgttgcaatttttttagcgCGAATTGCGATCGTTAATAGATGCAGGTGTAGTCGGTTTCAAGTGTTTTTTGCATCCAAGTGGAGTGGATGAATTTCCACACGTTTCTGTGGACGATGTGGAGCAGACTTTAATGGAATTGCCTACAAAAACCGTACTAGCGGTATTTGCTATGTtacatcatttatatttacatttctggtacatctatttatattacgaGCGTTAATCGAGCAAATGTACTTGCAGTTTCACTCAGAATGCGAACAGAATGAAAGAACGAATCCATTAATTGGTACGTGTAAATaggacttttattttttatttgcaggattacatttttttcatttttttcaggcGATCCAAATTTGTACGACACTTTTTTGCATTCTCGACCTGATCGTATGGAACTTGATgccgtaaaattaatttgcgattggtctacaaaatataagtaagtaatttattgtccagttaaatgtttttttttttttttttgtaaaagtaatGTTGCATAAAACTTTCTAGCTCTCGATGTCACATAGTGCATTTGTCAAGTGCGGAGTGCTTGGCATTAATAAACGATGCTAAGGCCCGTGGTGCACCTTTAACCGTGGAAACGTGTCATCATTATTTAGTACTTACTGCGGAGGAAATACCGAAAGGTTCTACTGAATTCAAATGTTGTCCGCCAATCAGGAAAAAGAGTAATCGggtaattatgtaaaaaaacttcttacctacaaatttttatattaatcttttctgTCTGCGATTTCAATCTTACAAACGTATTATATGTTCTTCccttgataattatatttattaaatagagtATTTGAAAAAGTTTTGTTTTGTATGCATCTATCAAACATGCAAGAGATACATAATAGATttgtaactttatttaaatatatatataatcaaaattaagcTTATTCGGCGAggcaaagtaattaatattacttagtatatattttttttttgttacacgtatatattattcagGAACAATTGTGGCAAGGTATTAAAAATGGAACTTTGGATATGGTCGTCTCAGATCACTCTCCTTGCGTGCCGGAAttgaaaaatggaaattttttgACCGCTTGGGGTGGAATCTCTTCGTTGCAATTCGGTGCGTGttgaaatcgaaaaataatttattacagaaaATAGTATGAAATATGAAACTGTGAGAAAAACAAATGTTTTACAGGATTATCGTTGATATGGACAGCTGCAAGAACGAGAGACATGTCATTTTCCGATATCTCAAAGCTATTAAGCAGTCAGCCTGCGAAATTATGCGGTCTCGAGGATCGTAAAGGTAATCTATCGGTAGGAATGGACGCGGATTTTGTTATCTGGAACCCGGAGGAAACTATCAAGGTCAGTTCTATCATACacattatttcaaaagaataGCCTGCGaagatatattatcaaaaaaagaatgtgTCTTATTTTCCTAGATCGAgactaataatatttaccataAAAACAAAGTAAGTGTGAATGCGATTAATACTGAtcaaaaaaaatggaaagagtATGATAAAAACTTCGACAGATTTTATGAGCCTCGAAacacatttaattttgcagTTAACACCGTATCAAGGGAACATTTTATATGGAAAAGTGATCGCAACTGTCCTTAGGGgacaattcatttttaaaaaaggaaaatttctCGATGAACCTGTGggaaatttattgttaaatgaaaatattttacaagcgATAGAAActcagtaaattttattttatttcgcagCTCACAAGtcttttaaattgcttttatgtttaaacatAAAGTTTTAGCATAAtaaaggaagaagagagatatttaaataataaatcatggaaaaaattattatgaagattattgtataattatgtataaataaatctgcatgttattatattataccgcatgaattatatatgttacatataattttatgttaatataatcgtAATTTATGTCTTTTAAAAGCTCTTCCTAAGCGCAAAaggttaatatttaaatatagaaatactaTTACTCATCCAGTATTAGGAATATCTGACAACGATATTGTGAAACAGTTTCAAAATTCGAGAGAGAAACATATTCATAAAAGTGAAACTCTTCGGCGCCGATATGGGCAACAGCAAATCTTGTATGTGCTGTATATTGGTCAATGGGGCACCGATATTCACAACAGGTTGCACGACGTTCCTCGAGAATATATAAAGTGAAATGGTTCAATGTACAACGCCGATATTTTACCGCTATTGTTTGTCGACGTTTATTTTTCGACACTTAATGTGCACAAATAATACaatctgtatataaaattcgaaaaattacTGTATCTATTactatatcttaaaaaattgctataatttttctacgaCAAGTTTcgcaaatatttaagatatatatggaagtaaaatatattaaatgtaaaaacattCCAATATCGCATGTtgaatatgatttaatataatataaatcaatattttcttcgtaatatctcctttttttttctttatatactttatagtccatatatagtttaaaaaattttttccatttcttaAAATACACAACAGGAACGTTATACGTTATATTTCGTGCACGTACTTATCTTATAGTTAGTTACAAACGCAATGGATGATGAATCTTCCTCGAGGAGGATGGGAGTAACCATTCACCGCTCTGCTACCATGCATCTGCGGTATAAAAGCAACCTCTGTTGTCGCGCGCTCAGTTTCATTCCGGAGTAACCGAAGCAACACTTTCAACGTGAGTATCACGTGGTAGAATAAATCTCTCTTGCTcggaaaaacaaattttttattttccaagaaaatttgcatttaCGCGTATCTTGTTGCTGCTcaattacaaaagtatatatacatgtttcgaaaaaaaagttaaatgttAACGCATCCCATTtacgtgtaattttttttttttttttttttttttttgtgacgatatttcaataatttaatataattttaatataaatatctataaaaatatcacacttttatcacttttatttATCGCGTTTAAAAGTTTCTTTACGCTCTTTATTACACACGACGCGACAAGGTTTTCTTTAAACATTGTTTCAATCCCACGACCTCGACCATTAAGGAGAGATCGGACCATCACTTGTCAACACCGCTTTCATACCAACGAAACTCTTGTTTCAACAGTGACCAGCATTCTGttactttttactttatacAATAACAACCTTATATTCATACGATATTTACAAGACATCTCATATAATCgtcgcgtaaaaaaaataacaatttctgTATGcgataattatagatattacgTGATAGGAGATTGCGAAATCTATCAATtattacacatgtatattcGAGCCCGAATCTTCAGCACTTCtggttatttaaatattttaaaacctTTTCGAACTTTCCTTTCTAACATACTTGTACTTCTACAAGTTCTTTTGAATGTACGCGAATTTGACACTCTTTCTTGTTTGTCGTCAGATGAAGATTTACATTACGACACTGGCCGTGTTACTTTTGACGGGCGTGATTCTGGCGTATCCGCAGAAAGATGGACAAATCTTCAGCAATGAAGCGATACGACAAGCTCAGAATACCTATCTCATCCCTAAGGATGCGACTATACAAAAGGTCCAAGAAGGCATCGAACTGGCCGCATACGAATCAATTCCCGGCGATCAGAGGATCAATCTCTTTGAGATTTTAGGCGAACATGTGCCACCCGAAGTGGTGAACAATCTTCAGACCCAGATCGATCAAATAGGTCGAAATTAGATTCTTATAAATCGTCGTCACCGTCATCgtcgtgtaaaaaaataatcatgttCTGTCTCCTGTCCTTCGTAtttgtaaaactatttatGAACATACAATTCCGTTTTTGTACCTTGCTTTTGTATCCCgcaaattttctttcgatATAGGATTTCGATGTAggattttttacttttcataaataaatatatgagaaaagcaGCTCTTAAGAGTATCTACGCATCACCTGCTTGCGATTACGACAGTTCAtgaataaaatagtttattgATGACTAATAATGTACGCgtggaaagaaaaatataaatattttaatatgtttttttttagtaaaatacgACTCGCGTATTCTTtacaatttcattaatgtatagataaaattttcaaaatcttatttgaaaattaacatATCTCGAAACGCGCAGTTTGCACACGTTGCTAAAATAATCACGTATTCACGTAAAGATCTTAGTTTGAATTATGTAGTTGCACTAGCGATCGTAGAGAAAGTTGCAGTACTCGTTAAAGAAGCGTACTTTCACTTCTTATGTTCATCATGTTACTGAATAGCTCTTCTATTCTGTCGTTTATTGCACACGTCACGGGAATTTCAATCTAATCAAGGCACGACAAGATTATGAGATCGTATTTTTCGTTTTCTGTTCtgtgttaattttattgtctcttattataatacattcatACCGAACGGAAGGTgccgatttatatttatatctttgtcGAACTTtcactttctttcatatatacaGCTATTTGCGCggataaataagataaatctaTCAGAGAAgtcgttatataataatatacagttCGATCACCTTACGCTGTGTtacaaaagtttaataaaaaaatagttaccTTAAAGATGTTGTCCTGTTTCATTTTCTCTGTATTCTCTCACACATACATTGTACTCAaatcatgtatatatcttgtctaataatctatataataatactattgtATAATAGTGATGAATTTCTTTCGCGAGTAAGTAGggcgttttaataaaaacagtcatttttatgtatcaacattacatacattttgGAATATAAAAACCACAAATGACATTTGtacattaatgataaataacttAAGGACGATGTTATTTCAGACGTTAAGTGTACAAATCTCTGAGAAGTAGGCAAATGAGTTTTGGATAACATTCAATTCACTTCTTCAGCTTACCATTCAATAAGCCTCTTGTTTTTTTCGATATAGACAAAATGCATGAGGAAAATTGCAAAGTATATATCCAActctctaaataattaaaatcgataaaaaaaatagttaaataagGTGTGtaatttcttcaaataaagaatacggagtataattttgttgttattaattataattattcgtaaaataaaaaatgctgtAAATAAGATTTCAAATCGCATCAGTAAGTGCCAAGAAAAATTCGCTATTGGGGCCCACATTGATGAATCGTATTTGCCGTTAGTACATTATCTTGCATTTCtatgattattttctttatagctCACAATCTGCGAGTTAGAAATGCTCGTGTTAATGCTgctttatatcatatatttcttatcaatATAGATacgaaatttgaatatatttcattgatttgaaaatatttcgagaTAGATTATAGGTAAGCTTTTGAGATAATGCCTCTTGGAAAAAGTAGGTACTTTAAATTTATCCGTTTTAATCAGTTCAttacttttatacattatatacgttATCGAGAATTTACTAAAAcaaacgtatatttttatagcgcGATCCCTACCATTATCGAATGAGGAAtggaatgaaatatatatacttaatctTAGAAActatattatcaaaaacacaaaaaaaataaaaataaaataacagagaGAAGTAATCGAATACTCTCTTTGATaggttttttgaaaaaaatattaaataagaaatctaatatatatgcattccAACACAGTTTGACTTCATAtcaaattttcttcttatgTACATTTGAAATGTGATTGCAGAatgttaatgtatatattatattgtgtcTATCACTGTTATCGATGTATGAACTtactgtatattaaaataaactaagtATATGttgaaaagttaaatattctagaacgaaataagaaagaattcGAGAGAGGAAGTAACCAGTCAACGCCATAAATAACATACATAATTCACTCCTGCTCACTCAATGCAAGAAAATGTACTATTTTTATAGATCAGCTAATTGCTATATCTTAAGTAAGAAAGCTTATTTAGAATCAGCATGGTATTTGTTGTGATTTTCTGTGTTTCTTTTTCAGTGCACAGATCCTTTACATTTACTTTCTgtaaattttagtaattaaaaattagtaaataaattaaaaatgataaatttaataatcataaatatattaataattatttacctAGATTTCTTAGACGCCCTATCATTTCTTTCTGAACTGTCCTCGCGGGAGCGTTTTTTACTGTTGGACGAAGAATGCGACGACTTACTTTTATCGCGCTTATCATGTTTGTCACTCTTCTTGGGGCTAGACAAACAAATttccaaattataatgacattaaaggaataaaatttaacggTAATCACCTGTGTTTGGATGATTTGGAAGGAGACCCCTTCTTGTGCGAGCCCCCACTCCGTGATCGATCCGTTCTTTAATTATCGAAGCACAAAACTCAATACAATTTTGCAAAAGAGAAACTTGCACTTTacgtagaaatatattatttttaagctataataaatcaatttaccTGTGTTTGTCTGGTGATCGCTTATCCTTACTGCTGGACGAGCTTTTACTCTTTGAATTTGTGGAACTCTTGTGCTTAGAATTATGCCttataaacaaaacaaaaaatatgtatttttgctatattcaatagataataaaatatcaaatatatctaTGTGCATAATACCTGTCTTTTGAAGGAGATGGAGATTGTCTTCGATTTGATTTCTTCTTCTTGCTGGAACTATAATCATCACGGTAACGATcatctcctctctctttgtcCTCTTCGGCCGCTTCTCGTTCCAAATCTGACCAATCTTTACCCGATTCCTCAGAGCTGCCTAACTCTTCTTCTGAAACAAATACACCAAAACAAAatgaagtaaattaaaaagtaaaattaataaaatataatttaggaCAACACTACCTTCACTATCATCATCTTCAGAAGCTTCAGAGTATTCACTATCATCATCAGATTCTTCCTCGCTCTCCATATCAGATGGCtacaacaaattaaatataaatatcataatgaattcttatataataataataaattatataatatatataataaataaatatatatatataattttatatatatatatatatatatatatatatatatatatacatatttgtttttaaaaaattcataaaagatTTTGCACCTCATATGcatcatcttcttcttcctcttcatcTTCAACTTCTTCATTTTCTGCATCACTTTCAGGATCTAAGAAAGTCCAGCCTCCACTGTCAAAGAATCCTTCAGGATCGTCTGTTAtagttttcataatttttgtcCAATTCAAAGACTGAACACCTTCCGAATATCGAATATCACATGAACTAAAAGAagcaaattttacaattataataattataattataataatatacatcatatgtatattacatcttTTCCAATGTGGAAAATTGTTAactttatgttaaatatgtcacttacTTTAACCATTCTTTGACATGATCCAACATATTCATAGGAATGGCATTTACCATCGCTACTTTTCTGTGATAATCTTTGAAGACAAAAATCATGTCAAAGTTCTTCAAATGAAATTGTACTCTTTCAAAATGAACCAATTCAACATCTTCCAATGTAATGACAAATGGAGGCTAAAATTCAATGCAGCACAAtgtattttttgctttattttgaaatattgattttgtttCACTACAATATATGCATTACCCATTCTGTCAGATTAACCAAACATCCACTAGTTGGTTGAAGCAAGACAGTGCTCCTATATGGTGCACCAGGAAATCCCAAGTCCCGAAATGGAGTATCAAATTCAATCTCTTGCTTTGTCATTCCTTCAACCTTTGTACAACACATAGACACTAtcattagtataattaaatataaactcagtaatctataattttatatacacgtaCCTTTTCACAGAAACTCCTAAAagcagtttttaatttatgtctCAATTCTCGTTCCGACTGTTCAGCGGCAAGATCGTCGCGGTCATGCATGTGTTGGTGTTTACCTAAATCTGTAGTAATTTCTCCAACTTCGGTATAAAACTGTACATCTACATGTTTCTTTTTACCAAACATAATAGCAtgctgaaaaaataataaacatttatatacttatgtaCTGTATCGAtgctaaaaatttatagattatattaaaataattaaaaattaatattgctttTGTACATAAtgtgataattaaaagatatttcttttaggcatcaatttttaatacatacttTTAAATGGAAATGAAGCAGTATAATCATTTCACCATCACATGGCTGAAAGAAGGCGTTCTTAATGTTATTGTAAAGAATGTCCACTTTATCACCGCGGACTGAAGTGTACCGGAATCCATTTGTGTGCGCTTCTAAACCACCCGTCATTCTCTTTGTGACAATATTCGGTCGAATGTACAGATCTTTTAACTTTGGATTGCCTTTATTTTGCGACAATATTAAAGTATCCTGTTTTACGAgatcctctttctctctttcttccgcTTCTCgatttttgaatttcttttgaaCCTCTTTAATTAGCCTAAAGGCTGTATTTAAGTTTGACGATGGTGCAGAAATTTCACCGGGCTCTTTGGTATTTGTGCTTCGATATGTTACTTCTTTAACAAACGTTGCATCGGGCTGAGGATAAGATCCACCTTCGTTTCGTCCCATTGTCGCTCCAGgatgaaaaaagtttattctaAGGTACGTATAATCTCCCTCTACCGACtgtgaaatgtttttaattgtcGATATGTGGAACGGTACTGGAATACCAGAAATAGGTAAAATCACAGTTTCGTACTTCTTATCCACGTATAACTTTAATTCCTTGACCTCTGGTTCACGCGGCATGTGGCTTAAACTTTTGTATGATACTGTGGATTTACGTATTTTCTCTTGTTCTTTGCCGCCAGATTGCTGGGCCAATCGAGCCTTAGCAATTTCGTTCAACTGCTGAGCTAACTCTTTCTGATGTtgctttctcttctcttccgaACTATGTTCTGTTCTCAATTTAGATTCTATCACAGCTGTTCTTTTTCCGCGTCCGAGGATCTCTGGTTTTGGTTCGTTTTCTTTTCCACTTCCTTCTTCTTCGTCATCTTCGTCATCTTTCACATATATGcctatatttttcactttcttTTTCGATGGAGTCAAATTAGTAGCAGGCTGTCCTTCATTCACCATAACTGTATCGCCTATAAAAAGGGCATAGATTTTCCCTTCCTTGTCCGTTGCATCTGGATTGGTAAGGTTTGCAAGACCAACATTAACATTGAATACCATGCCTTTCTTAGCTATTGCGTTAGTCTTTGGGCCCAAGAGTAAAGAACTTTCTTTAAATTCAATGCCCATAGCAAATCCAAAATTCTTGGTCAAATGATTTAACATTTctgatttttcttc includes the following:
- the Dre4 gene encoding FACT complex subunit spt16 isoform X1, translated to MASVSLDKDMFFRRMKRLYAAWKDGEVGTDDSFGKMDCLVSAVGSDEDIVYSKSIALQTWLLSYELTDTIMILTEESINFLASKKKIEFLRKVENHKTEDTGVPAVKLFVRDRSDEDKANFGKLIEIMKQSKKGKTLGVFLKENYPGAFMDAWRAALKNESFDTVDVSAVAAYVMCPKEDTEILTIKKACLVSVDVFTKYLKDQIMEIIDSDKKVKHSKLAEGVDTAITNKKYVTGVDITQVDMCYPAIIQSGGNYSLKFSAVSDKNTTLHFGVIVCSLGARYKSYCSNIVRTLLVNPTKTIEENYNFLLQLEEEILKKLVAGTKISEVYEAGIKFVKEEKSEMLNHLTKNFGFAMGIEFKESSLLLGPKTNAIAKKGMVFNVNVGLANLTNPDATDKEGKIYALFIGDTVMVNEGQPATNLTPSKKKVKNIGIYVKDDEDDEEEGSGKENEPKPEILGRGKRTAVIESKLRTEHSSEEKRKQHQKELAQQLNEIAKARLAQQSGGKEQEKIRKSTVSYKSLSHMPREPEVKELKLYVDKKYETVILPISGIPVPFHISTIKNISQSVEGDYTYLRINFFHPGATMGRNEGGSYPQPDATFVKEVTYRSTNTKEPGEISAPSSNLNTAFRLIKEVQKKFKNREAEEREKEDLVKQDTLILSQNKGNPKLKDLYIRPNIVTKRMTGGLEAHTNGFRYTSVRGDKVDILYNNIKNAFFQPCDGEMIILLHFHLKHAIMFGKKKHVDVQFYTEVGEITTDLGKHQHMHDRDDLAAEQSERELRHKLKTAFRSFCEKVEGMTKQEIEFDTPFRDLGFPGAPYRSTVLLQPTSGCLVNLTEWPPFVITLEDVELVHFERVQFHLKNFDMIFVFKDYHRKVAMVNAIPMNMLDHVKEWLNSCDIRYSEGVQSLNWTKIMKTITDDPEGFFDSGGWTFLDPESDAENEEVEDEEEEEDDAYEPSDMESEEESDDDSEYSEASEDDDSEEEELGSSEESGKDWSDLEREAAEEDKERGDDRYRDDYSSSKKKKSNRRQSPSPSKDRHNSKHKSSTNSKSKSSSSSKDKRSPDKHRTDRSRSGGSHKKGSPSKSSKHSPKKSDKHDKRDKSKSSHSSSNSKKRSREDSSERNDRASKKSRK